A genomic segment from Chanos chanos chromosome 2, fChaCha1.1, whole genome shotgun sequence encodes:
- the thg1l gene encoding putative tRNA(His) guanylyltransferase isoform X1: MLKQTIQRSLGCLRNCKPHSAHFSSSSIMAKSKFEYVRNFETDDTCLRNCYIVVRLDGRNFHKFAEQHNFTKPNDNRALSLMTRSAQSVMEELDDIVIAYGQSDEYSFVFKRSTNWFKRRASKLMTHVASQFSSSYVFYWREYFGEQKLLYPPGFDGRVVLYPSNHNLRDYLSWRQADCHINNLYNTVFWTLVQRGGLSTSQAEDRLKGTLAADKNEILFSEFNINYNNESPLHRKGTTLVWEKTDESTTKKIKLPQEEEKEITVTRTRKKIAALTCDIIGDEFWEEHPDILENDS; the protein is encoded by the exons ATGCTGAAACAAACCATCCAGAGGAGTCTGGGGTGCCTGAGAAATTGTAAACCCCATTCTGCACACTTTTCCTCGAGCTCCATCATGGCCAAAAGTAAATTTGAGTATGTGCGTAATTTTGAGACTGACGATACATGCTTGCGAAATTGTTACATTGTTGTTCGACTGGACGGACGCAACTTCCACAA GTTCGCTGAGCAGCACAATTTCACTAAACCCAACGACAATAGAGCGTTAAGTCTCATGACCCGGAGTGCCCAGTCAGTCATGGAAGAGCTTGACGATATAGTGATTGCCTATGGGCAAAGTGATGAGTACAGCTTTGTCTTCAAAAGGTCCACCAACTGGTTCAAAAGAAGGGCCAG TAAACTGATGACACATGTCGCATCCCAGTTCTCCTCCAGCTATGTCTTCTACTGGAGGGAATATTTTGGAGAGCAGAAACTTCTTTACCCCCCAGGCTTTGATGGAAGAGTTGTGTTGTATCCTAGCAACCATAACTTGAGGGATTACCTGAGCTGGAGGCAGGCTGACT GTCATATCAACAACTTATACAATACAGTGTTCTGGACCTTGGTGCAAAGGGGGGGGTTGTCTACCAGCCAAGCAGAGGACAGACTGAAG GGAACGCTGGCTGCCGATAAGAATGAGATCTTGTTTTCAGAGTTTAACATCAATTACAACAATGAATCCCCACTTCACAGGAAAGGCACTACTCTGGTATGGGAAAAG acTGATGAAAGCACCACGAAAAAGATTAAACTGCCtcaagaggaagaaaaagagattaCCGTGACCCGAACGAGGAAAAAGATTGCCGCTCTTACTTGTGACATAATCGGAGATGAGTTTTGGGAAGAGCATCCCGACATTCTGGAAAATGACAGTTGA
- the lsm11 gene encoding U7 snRNA-associated Sm-like protein LSm11, whose protein sequence is MEERERKVPGEGKPDSGQEASLSVRDQEKPGEDSDRKLSEDEDFDTQLDVSSDKFDPLRALYSPEVPLPYPNIKCFNNIAEYESFMKGGRGRAKPENVEKRLRKAKKGVADPERIERLKKLMVNNPVEEGEGSGVKRPPRKQKAPKNVLTRMSSHAGSPLGQLNRCVQDKIRVKVHIRTFKGLRGVCSGFVVAFDKFWNMAMVDVDETYREPLLGEALYHEKALTVTRLFEKLKLQENEELRAVEEMKLGSKDAARTPQPDAKEEGPSHTLHRSTRGNSRRDPRVPTDGHSLPEKSTTTPGASATEHETEEKQRPRDSKPKTKYGKVHTRHVNQLFIRGENVLIVTIQQD, encoded by the exons atggaggagagggaaagaaaagtcCCAGGTGAGGGGAAGCCAGACAGCGGTCAGGAAGCATCACTCAGCGTACGTGACCAAGAAAAACCTGGTGAagacagtgacaggaaactgaGTGAAGATGAAGATTTTGATACTCAATTGGACGTTAGCTCCGACAAGTTTGATCCACTTCGTGCATTGTACTCTCCAGAAGTTCCTTTGCCTTACCCGAACATCAAGTGCTTCAATAATATTGCCGAATATGAGAGCTTTATGAAAGGTGGCCGAGGTAGAGCCAAACCCGAGAATGTGGAAAAGAGACTTAGGAAAGCGAAGAAAGGAGTAGCCGACCCAGAAAGGATAGAAAGACTGAAAAAGCTCATGGTGAATAATCCGGTTGAAGAAGGCGAGGGTAGTGGGGTCAAAAGGCCTCCTCGGAAACAAAAAGCTCCTAAAAATGTTCTGACAAGGATGTCAT CGCACGCAGGAAGTCCGCTCGGGCAGCTGAACCGGTGCGTCCAAGATAAGATCAGGGTGAAGGTTCATATCCGGACATTTAAAGGTCTCCGTGGAGTGTGCTCCGGCTTCGTGGTGGCCTTTGACAAATTTTGGAACATG GCGATGGTGGATGTGGATGAGACGTACAGAGAGCCCTTGCTGGGAGAGGCGTTGTACCACGAGAAAGCGCTAACTGTTACCAGG CTTTTTGAAAAGCTGAAACTACAGGAGAACGAGGAGCTCCGTGCCGTCGAGGAGATGAAACTTGGAAGCAAAGATGCAGCCAGGACTCCACAGCCGGATGCTAAGGAAGAAGGACCCAGTCACACGCTTCACCGCTCTACTCGAGGGAACAGCAGGAGAGATCCCAGGGTGCCCACGGATGGTCACAGTCTCCCTGAGAAAAGCACCACGACTCCCGGGGCCTCTGCAACGGAGCATGAAACTGAGGAGAAACAAAGACCAAGAGATTCGAAACCCAAGACGAAGTACGGGAAGGTTCACACACGACATGTCAATCAGCTGTTCATTAGGGGAGAGAATGTGCTGATAGTGACTATACAGCAGGACTGA
- the clint1a gene encoding clathrin interactor 1a, producing MLNMWKVRELVDKATNVVMNYTEIESKVREATNDDPWGPSGQLMGEIARATFMYEQFPEVMNMLWTRMLRDNKKNWRRVYKSLLLLAYLIRNGSERVVTSAREHLYDLRSIESYHCIDENGKDQGVNVRQKVKELVEFVQDDDRLREERKKAKKNKDKYIGVSSDSMGGFRYSGDRYDSKESRYKWDDEWENKGGFPFSEKLGEISDKIGSTIDGTINMFRKRDRDDSPDRFSDNEEDRGRGARNGQSGRTEFKDDEETVTTKSVQIVQATETTATRKRGGTPSKTVDLGAAAHYTGDSPSPKASTAKTTDSGKSQSSGGLVDLFGDDPGTTKPASTGLNSDLIGGFADFSSPAAAASLPSAAAPAESGNGDFGDWSAFPSPQSAAPAAQPPNPAGTDLFGNLHAAPAPAPAPAPAPFPVAPSSDLFDLMGPTQTTSISASQSMNFSMSSTQSMSVPQSKSQPLPGFGEPLVPQQQNTPKATPKAAMPSTWSDTGVNISLDFLGPGMQPPKPAQPTLSMMQQQGVQPPVGMVTQGFAGMNLGMQSSPAPIRPPSNPMMPASGMGMGVPPMGMGPAGGMPVNQGMMGMNMNMGMPAAGMGMGMGMGMGMGMPTMGVANPATAQPKPDAFADFANFGK from the exons atGTTGAACATGTGGAAAGTCAGGGAATTGGTTGATAAAGC AACCAATGTTGTTATGAACTATACAGAAATCGAATCCAAGGTTCGAGAGGCCACAAATGATGACCCTTGGGGGCCGTCAGGCCAGCTGATGGGGGAAATCGCGAG agcaacGTTTATGTACGAGCAGTTCCCTGAGGTGATGAACATGCTATGGACCAGGATGCTTagagacaacaagaaaaactgGAGAAGAGTTTACAAG TCTTTGCTGCTGCTTGCGTACCTGATCAGGAACGGCTCTGAGCGGGTTGTGACCAGCGCCCGGGAACACCTCTATGACTTGCGCTCTATCGAGAGCTATCACTGCATAG ACGAGAACGGGAAAGACCAGGGCGTCAACGTGCGACAGAAGGTTAAGGAGCTGGTGGAGTTCGTCCAGGACGACGACAGGCTtcgagaggagaggaagaaggcCAAGAAAAACAAGGATAAATACATCGGCGTGTCCTCCGACAGCATGGGAGGCTTCAGATACT CGGGAGACAGGTATGATTCCAAGGAGTCCCGTTACAAATGGGATGACGAGTGGGAGAACAAAGGGGGTTTCCCTTTCAGTGAGAAACTGGGCGAAATCAGCGACAAAATCGGCAGCACCATCGACGGCACCATCAACATGTTCCgcaagagagacagggacgACTCGCCGGACAGGTTCAG CGACAACGAGGAGGACAGAGGCCGGGGGGCACGGAACGGCCAGTCGGGGAGGACGGAGTTTAAGGACGACGAGGAAACGGTGACGACCAAAAGCGTCCAGATTGTTCAGGCCACGGAAACGACGGCCACGCGGAAGAGAGGAGGGACCCCATCCAAAACAGTGGACCTGGGCGCAGCCGCGCACTACACAGGGGACAGCCCTTCTCCCAAAGCCAGCACCGCAAAG ACCACAGATTCAGGAAAAAGTCAGTCCAGCGGAGGCCTTGTAGACTTGTTTGGAGATGACCCAGGAACAACGAAACCAGCTTCTACAG gattaaactcagatcTGATTGGAGGTTTTGCTGATTTCTCTTCTCCTGCCGCCGCCGCCAGTCTTCCTTCTGCAGCAG CCCCAGCAGAAAGTGGGAACGGAGATTTTGGAGACTGGAGCGCGTTCCCCAGCCCTCAGTCCGCAGCACCTGCCGCTCAACCCCCCAACCCCGCTGGGACGGACCTGTTCGGCAACCTCCACGCCGCCCccgctcctgctcctgctcccgCTCCTGCTCCTTTTCCCGTCGCTCCTTCTTCTGACCTCTTTGACCTCATGGGTCCCACTCAGACCACCAGCATCAGTGCCTCCCAAAGCATGAACTTCTCCATGTCCAGCACTCAGAGTATGAGCGTCCCCCAGTCCAAATCCCAG CCTCTGCCAGGTTTTGGAGAACCTCTGGTACCACAGCAGCAGAACACCCCAAAAGCTACACCCAAAGCCGCCATGCCCTCCACGTGGTCTGACACCGGGGTTAACATCAGTCTGGACTTCTTGGGTCCAGGGATGCAACCGCCCAAACCCGCTCAGCCGACACTCAGCATGATGCAACAGCAAG GGGTCCAGCCTCCTGTGGGCATGGTTACACAGGGTTTTGCTGGAATGAACCTTGGCATGCAGTCTAGCCCCGCCCCTATCAGACCACCCAGCAACCCCATGATGCCCGCCAGCGGCATGGGCATGGGTGTGCCACCCATGGGGATGGGTCCCGCCGGAGGGATGCCCGTTAACCAGGGCATGATGGGAATGAATATGAACATGGGGATGCCCGCTGCTGGCATGGGGATGGGCATGGGTATGGGAATGGGTATGGGAATGCCAACCATGGGCGTGGCAAACCCCGCCACGGCACAACCCAAACCAGACGCCTTCGCCGATTTCGCCAACTTTGGCAAGTGA
- the thg1l gene encoding putative tRNA(His) guanylyltransferase isoform X2, with protein sequence MGKVMSTALSSKGPPTGSKEGPGFDGRVVLYPSNHNLRDYLSWRQADCHINNLYNTVFWTLVQRGGLSTSQAEDRLKGTLAADKNEILFSEFNINYNNESPLHRKGTTLVWEKTDESTTKKIKLPQEEEKEITVTRTRKKIAALTCDIIGDEFWEEHPDILENDS encoded by the exons ATGGGCAAAGTGATGAGTACAGCTTTGTCTTCAAAAGGTCCACCAACTGGTTCAAAAGAAGGGCCAG GCTTTGATGGAAGAGTTGTGTTGTATCCTAGCAACCATAACTTGAGGGATTACCTGAGCTGGAGGCAGGCTGACT GTCATATCAACAACTTATACAATACAGTGTTCTGGACCTTGGTGCAAAGGGGGGGGTTGTCTACCAGCCAAGCAGAGGACAGACTGAAG GGAACGCTGGCTGCCGATAAGAATGAGATCTTGTTTTCAGAGTTTAACATCAATTACAACAATGAATCCCCACTTCACAGGAAAGGCACTACTCTGGTATGGGAAAAG acTGATGAAAGCACCACGAAAAAGATTAAACTGCCtcaagaggaagaaaaagagattaCCGTGACCCGAACGAGGAAAAAGATTGCCGCTCTTACTTGTGACATAATCGGAGATGAGTTTTGGGAAGAGCATCCCGACATTCTGGAAAATGACAGTTGA